In the genome of Eschrichtius robustus isolate mEscRob2 chromosome 12, mEscRob2.pri, whole genome shotgun sequence, one region contains:
- the IQCF3 gene encoding IQ domain-containing protein F3: MGSKCCKSEPDNDALEKERQKKLLLAKQRQRAREKAAGKIQAWWRGNLVRRTLLAAALRAWMIQSWWRTVLWRQVYKRRQISLKIYVIQEQAAVKLQSWVRMWQCHQRYCQVCNAVCILQAPKSCFTFQTSDVSQAQYEGTFNQPEFHIEILSV; the protein is encoded by the exons ATGGGCAGTAAATGCTGT AAGTCTGAGCCAGATAATGATGCTCTAGAGAAAGAGAGGCAAAAAAAG TTGCTTCTTGCAAAACAACgccagagagcaagagagaaggCGGCTGGGAAGATCCAGGCCTGGTGGCGTGGCAACCTGGTGCGTAGGACCCTGCTGGCAGCCGCCCTCAGGGCCTGGATGATTCAGTCCTGGTGGAGAACAGTCCTGTGGAGGCAGGTGTATAAGCGGCGGCAGATCTCATTGAAGATCTATGTAATCCAGGAGCAGGCGGCAGTCAAGCTCCAGTCCTGGGTTCGCATGTGGCAGTGCCATCAACGTTATTGCCAAGTGTGCAACGCTGTCTGCATACTCCAAGCTCCAAAGAGCTGCTTCACCTTTCAGACCAGTGATGTTTCACAGGCACAATATGAAGGCACTTTCAACCAGCCGGAGTTCCATATTGAAATCCTATCAGTCTAA
- the IQCF2 gene encoding IQ domain-containing protein F2: MGVRFCTDGNLILIVVEDSEEEIRLKQKQQQQKKEKNIKERIKAAKKIQAWWRGTLVRQTLLHAALRAWIIQCWWRLTMDRLRQKKRRAALISYAHTERAVVKLQSLVRMWRIHWRYCQVLNAIYVIQYHWQCHNCQTCALLRGHCVVTATHLQFHIEIINP, from the exons ATGGGGGTTCGATTTTGT ACAGACggcaatttaattttaattgtggtTGAGGATTCCGAAGAAGAAATTAGGTtgaagcagaagcagcagcagcagaaaaaAGAG aaaaatataaaagaaagaataaaagcagCCAAGAAGATTCAGGCCTGGTGGCGTGGCACCCTAGTACGCCAGACATTGTTACACGCAGCCCTCAGGGCCTGGATCATTCAGTGCTGGTGGAGACTGACAATGGACAGGCTGCGGCAGAAGAAGCGGAGGGCAGCCCTGATTTCCTACGCACACACAGAGAGGGCAGTGGTCAAGCTCCAGTCTTTGGTCCGTATGTGGCGCATCCACTGGCGATACTGCCAGGTGCTCAACGCCATTTACGTCATCCAGTACCACTGGCAATGCCACAACTGCCAGACCTGTGCTCTTCTCCGGGGCCACTGTGTAGTCACAGCCACTCACCTGCAGTTCCACATTGAAATCATCAACCCCTAA